One region of Eupeodes corollae chromosome 1, idEupCoro1.1, whole genome shotgun sequence genomic DNA includes:
- the LOC129953923 gene encoding uncharacterized protein LOC129953923: MVGLKMLLLYIFIIITIFIMKINGKRNYDIVLENVTCSVNPEYFEPPTCFINKNTTKQLAHFELKSKQEMSSLQFSFNVIFLRKKDEPIVLLDSTQNDLCKFLEGSQVAFNILKIARDVLLTFGSLPKNCPIPKGFHFLFKDVYIDAERFPAYAPEGNFEITINLTSGNNFVFFGKSHGYSIHKSKGVRWG, from the exons ATGGTTGGCCTAAAAATGTTGcttctatacatttttattataattactatttttataatgaaaattaatggaaag AGAAACTATGATATCGTTTTGGAGAATGTCACGTGCAGTGTAAATCCTGAATACTTTGAACCACCAACatgtttcattaataaaaatacaactaaaCAATTAgcacattttgaattaaaatcaaaacaggAAATGAGTTCTttacaattttcatttaatgttattttcttGAGGAAGAAAGACGAACCAATTGTTTTATTGGATTCGACACAGAAtgatttatgtaaatttttagAAGGATCACAAGTTGCGtttaatatattgaaaattgCAAGAGATGTCCTTTTAACTTTTGGTTCATTACCCAAAAATTGTCCAATACCAAAA ggctttcattttttgtttaaggatgTTTATATCGATGCCGAACGATTTCCAGCATATGCACCGGAAGGAAATTTTGAGATAACAATTAATCTTACAAGcggaaataattttgtattttttggtaaatCGCATGGTTACAGTATTCACAAATCCAAAGGTGTCAGATGGGgttaa
- the LOC129953920 gene encoding uncharacterized protein LOC129953920 isoform X3, translating into MMNLVKISLVSFIFLLISIKQNNGERGFEILMDSYNCSSNPNYAIAHVCYLNKTFYPAQAFFDIHIQHDIQKLQYSWVLFLIRNKSNKRRKLLHVKNMNACEFLAGISPVPLLRIFRDIMLDYGTMPLKCPIKKDSKFLFDRLIVDSEKFPPYVPETKFDVTVNLTSGKHFVFAVSGYGKVMQKNNIHD; encoded by the exons ATGATGAATTTGGTGAAAATAAGTTTAGTGTCCTTCATATTTcttctaatttcaattaaacaaaacaatggaGAG cGTGGCTTTGAAATCCTAATGGATTCCTACAACTGCTCTTCTAATCCCAACTATGCCATAGCTCATGTTTGCtatttgaataaaactttttaccCAGCTCAGGCATTCTTCGATATTCATATACAACATGATATTCAAAAACTACAATATTCATGGGTGCtttttctaataagaaataaaagcaatAAACGTCGTAAACTGTTGCATGTGAAAAATATGAATGCATGTGAATTTTTGGCAGGAATATCTCCGGTACCACTGTTAAGGATATTTAGGGACATTATGTTGGATTATGGAACAATGCCTCTTAAGTGTCCAAtaaaaaag gatTCTAAATTTTTATTCGATCGTCTGATTGTTGATAGTGAGAAATTTCCACCTTATGTACCGGAAACAAAATTTGATGTAACAGTTAATTTAACTAgtggaaaacattttgtttttgcagtATCAGGTTATGGGAAAGtaatgcaaaaaaataatatacatgaCTAA
- the LOC129953919 gene encoding uncharacterized protein LOC129953919, whose product MMTGIYAKSAYFIIMDKIVCTANPEYTFPPKCSLDKSYNPARGFIEIQMKREIKSQRYSLNFTITNKKKKRNLLTLKNYDACAFFEGRVSALLKIFKELLETYGELPKKCPIKKDYHYKLQNMTVSLERFPPYFIETDFYIITRNTVGKDFLFALEFSGRVRRNEEVKKDENEESVENNIFLPNKKNKKRKNGPAIT is encoded by the exons ATGATGACTGGAATCTATGCGAAG TCAGCTTATTTCATAATTATGGATAAAATTGTCTGCACTGCGAATCCCGAATACACATTCCCACCAAAATGTTCACTCGATAAAAGTTATAATCCAGCAAGAGGTTTTATAGAGATACAAATGAAACgagaaatcaaatcacaaagatattcattaaattttaccataacgaataaaaagaaaaaaagaaatttattaaccTTGAAAAATTATGATGCTTGTGCGTTTTTTGAAGGACGTGTTTCAgctttgttgaaaattttcaagGAATTATTGGAAACATATGGAGAGCTTCCAAAAAAATGTCCCATAAAAAAG GATTATCAttataaacttcaaaatatGACCGTCAGCTTGGAGAGATTTCCACCGTATTTTATCGAAActgatttttatataatcacAAGGAATACTGTGGGGAAAGATTTTCTATTTGCTCTTGAATTTAGTGGAAGAGTTAGAAGAAATGAAGaagtaaaaaaagatgaaaatgaagaaagtgttgaaaataatatattcctgccaaataaaaagaataagaaacgTAAGAACGGCCCTGCCAtaacataa
- the LOC129953920 gene encoding uncharacterized protein LOC129953920 isoform X1, with translation MMNLVKISLVSFIFLLISIKQNNGERGFEILMDSFNCSSNPNYAITHVCYLNQTFYPAQAFIDILIQRDIQKLQYSWVLFVIRNKSNKRRKLLHVKNMNACEFLAGISPVPLLRMFRDIMLVNGTMPLKCPIEKDSKFLFDGLIVDSEKFPPYVPETKFEGTVNLTSGKHFVFAVSGYGQIMQKTNIHDEEEIS, from the exons ATGATGAATTTGGTGAAAATAAGTTTAGTGTCCTTCATATTTcttctaatttcaattaaacaaaataatggagag CGTGGCTTTGAAATCCTAATGGATTCCTTCAACTGCTCTTCCAATCCCAACTATGCGATAACTCATGTTTGCTatttaaatcaaactttttaCCCAGCTCAAGCTTTCATCGATATTCTTATACAACGTGATATTCAAAAACTACAATATTCATGGGTACTTTTtgtaataagaaataaaagcaatAAACGTCGTAAACTGTTGCATGTGAAAAATATGAATGCATGTGAATTTTTGGCAGGAATATCTCCGGTGCCATTGTTGAGGATGTTTAGGGATATTATGTTGGTTAATGGAACAATGCCTCTTAAGTGTCCAATAGAaaag gattcaaaatttttatttgatggtCTAATTGTTGATAGTGAAAAATTTCCACCTTATGTACcggaaacaaaatttgaaggaaCAGTTAATTTAACTAgtggaaaacattttgtttttgcagtATCAGGTTATGGTCAAATAATGCAGAAAACTAATATACATGATGAAGAAgaaatttcttaa
- the LOC129953920 gene encoding uncharacterized protein LOC129953920 isoform X2: MMNLVKISLVSFIFLLISIKQNNGERGFEILMDSYNCSSNPNYAIAHVCYLNKTFYPAQAFFDIHIQHDIQKLQYSWVLFLIRNKSNKRRKLLHVKNMNACEFLAGISPVPLLRIFRDIMLDYGTMPLKCPIKKDSKFLFDGLIVDSEKFPPYVPETKFEGTVNLTSGKHFVFAVSGYGQIMQKTNIHDEEEIS, translated from the exons ATGATGAATTTGGTGAAAATAAGTTTAGTGTCCTTCATATTTcttctaatttcaattaaacaaaacaatggaGAG cGTGGCTTTGAAATCCTAATGGATTCCTACAACTGCTCTTCTAATCCCAACTATGCCATAGCTCATGTTTGCtatttgaataaaactttttaccCAGCTCAGGCATTCTTCGATATTCATATACAACATGATATTCAAAAACTACAATATTCATGGGTGCtttttctaataagaaataaaagcaatAAACGTCGTAAACTGTTGCATGTGAAAAATATGAATGCATGTGAATTTTTGGCAGGAATATCTCCGGTACCACTGTTAAGGATATTTAGGGACATTATGTTGGATTATGGAACAATGCCTCTTAAGTGTCCAAtaaaaaag gattcaaaatttttatttgatggtCTAATTGTTGATAGTGAAAAATTTCCACCTTATGTACcggaaacaaaatttgaaggaaCAGTTAATTTAACTAgtggaaaacattttgtttttgcagtATCAGGTTATGGTCAAATAATGCAGAAAACTAATATACATGATGAAGAAgaaatttcttaa
- the LOC129953926 gene encoding uncharacterized protein LOC129953926: MDNIVCTANPEYAYPPKCSLDKSYNPARGFMEIQMKREIKSQRYSLNFTITNKKKKRNLLTLKNYDACAFFEGRVSAMLRIFKELLETFGELPKKCPIKKDYHYKLQNMTVSLDRFPPYFIETDFYIITRNSVGKDFLFALEFSGRVRRNEEVKKDENDESVENNIFLPKKKNKKSKNDPAIA, encoded by the exons ATGGATAATATTGTCTGCACTGCGAATCCTGAATACGCATATCCACCAAAATGTTCACTCGATAAAAGTTATAATCCAGCAAGAGGTTTTATGGAGATACAAATGAAACgagaaatcaaatcacaaagatattcattaaattttaccataacgaataaaaagaaaaaaagaaatttattaaccTTGAAAAATTATGATGCTTGTGCATTCTTTGAAGGACGTGTTTCAGCTATGTTGAGAATTTTCAAGGAATTATTAGAAACATTTGGAGAGCTACCAAAAAAATGTCCGATAAAAAAG gATTATCAttataaacttcaaaatatGACCGTCAGCTTGGACAGATTTCCACCGTATTTTATCGAAActgatttttatataatcacAAGGAATTCTGTGGGGAAAGACTTTCTGTTTGCACTTGAATTTAGTGGAAGAGTTAGAAGAAATGAAGAAgtcaaaaaagatgaaaatgacgaaagtgttgaaaataatatatttttaccaaagaaaaagaataagaaaagtaAGAACGACCCTGCCATAGCATAA